One Amorphoplanes digitatis genomic window carries:
- a CDS encoding alpha-L-rhamnosidase — MYPSLPPPARKLVALAAAVVTALATVGAPASAALVTTPVTVDGAHWIWYPEGAPAQSAPAATRYLRRTFTAPAGPYADAQLVVTGDDTVDVWLNGTYLAGSPRAADSWKQARYVDLAAALRSGSNTLQIAARNTSAGPAGVLGRVRVAAAGGTVDLVTDGSWQAANSVPEAWVAAADLGAYGAGPWAQSVAAADNAAASPVTPAGLTTERRTDPVGVDPRRPRFGWRLDATANGQVQGRYQVTVGSTAGGADVWDSGQVASAASVDVAYGGPALASNRTYHWRVRVWDAQGRPSPWSPSARFDTGYVDPATEWQAAFIGAPGGASLAGAEWIWYPEGDPASTAPAAERFFRRTFDLAATGKATLVVTGDDTADVWINGARVSSSRRVVDAWKRATTVDVSAQVRAGANTIAVAATNTTAGPASVIAKLTVGTTTVSTGAAWRSAQSAPAGWQQPGFDDGAWPAARATAAYGSGPWGTQVAVPNPTPYLSKGFAVSKPVARARLFATALGLHDTYLNGVKVGAERLAPGWTDYGKRLQYRGYDVTAALRQGDNTLGALLGNGWYSGSIGFAGSQRYGTSPWYSAQLSIEYADGTRADVRTDGSWSAAPSVIVADDLYHGEDQDARISSAAGTPVTVRTAAKPRLVAQVDPGVTVRQELRPRSITQPRPGVWIADLGQNFAGWNRLRATGPAGTRITLRHGEILNADGTLYTANLRAAQATDTFTLAGTGAAEVFEPHFTVHGYRYVELTGFPGTPTADSLTGLAAWTDGAETGTFSSSDALVNQLQHNIVWGARSNMLSIPTDCPQRDERLGWTGDIAAFGATSTFNFDTHGLLAKFADDLVDAQRADGAFTDVAPAVIDGAGKAGWADAGVIVPYTIWQRYGDLSVVDRNFAAMARYVDYLRSTAGADLIRNHETFGDWLNVDDNTANDVSSTAFFGWSARLLSRMAAATGRTAEAASYGTLADQIAAAFTGRFVAADGTVSGNSQTGYVLALAFGLVPANRTQAVADKLAAKVASRNGHLSVGFMGVENLLPVLAEYGHAATAYQILQQPDYPGWGYMNSRGATTIWERWDGIRTDGTLQDVGMNSFNHYGLGSVGDWLYRTVGGVGPAAPGYKQVLIAPKPGGTLTAATASLLTAYGQTRSEWTRAGSALTLRVVVPPNATATVRVPASSAAAVTPPPEAVPQGYANGVASYALGSGSYTFTAG; from the coding sequence ATGTACCCGTCCCTACCCCCTCCTGCCCGAAAACTGGTCGCCCTGGCCGCCGCGGTTGTCACCGCGCTCGCCACCGTCGGCGCCCCGGCGAGCGCGGCCCTGGTGACGACCCCGGTCACCGTCGACGGCGCGCACTGGATCTGGTACCCCGAGGGTGCTCCCGCGCAGAGCGCCCCGGCCGCCACCCGCTACCTGCGCCGCACGTTCACCGCGCCCGCCGGCCCGTACGCCGACGCCCAGCTCGTCGTCACCGGCGACGACACCGTCGACGTCTGGCTCAACGGCACCTACCTGGCCGGCTCGCCCCGCGCCGCCGACTCGTGGAAGCAGGCCCGCTACGTCGACCTGGCCGCGGCGCTGCGGTCCGGCAGCAACACCCTCCAGATCGCCGCGCGCAACACCAGCGCCGGCCCCGCCGGCGTCCTCGGCCGGGTACGCGTCGCCGCCGCCGGCGGCACCGTCGACCTCGTCACCGACGGCTCCTGGCAGGCCGCGAACTCCGTGCCCGAGGCCTGGGTCGCCGCGGCGGACCTCGGCGCGTACGGCGCCGGGCCGTGGGCGCAGTCCGTCGCCGCCGCCGACAACGCCGCGGCCTCGCCGGTGACGCCCGCCGGGCTGACCACCGAGCGCCGCACGGACCCGGTCGGCGTCGACCCGCGCAGGCCGCGCTTCGGCTGGCGGCTGGACGCCACCGCGAACGGCCAGGTGCAGGGCCGCTACCAGGTCACCGTCGGCAGCACGGCCGGCGGCGCGGACGTCTGGGACAGCGGCCAGGTCGCGTCGGCGGCAAGTGTCGACGTCGCGTACGGCGGACCCGCGCTGGCGAGCAACCGGACCTACCACTGGCGGGTGCGGGTCTGGGACGCACAGGGCCGGCCCAGCCCGTGGAGCCCGTCGGCCCGCTTCGACACCGGATACGTCGACCCGGCCACCGAGTGGCAGGCCGCGTTCATCGGCGCGCCCGGCGGCGCGAGCCTCGCCGGCGCCGAATGGATCTGGTACCCCGAGGGCGACCCGGCGAGCACCGCACCGGCCGCCGAGCGGTTCTTCCGCCGCACCTTCGACCTGGCCGCCACCGGCAAGGCGACGCTCGTCGTCACCGGCGACGACACGGCCGACGTGTGGATCAACGGCGCGCGGGTGAGCTCCTCGCGGCGGGTCGTCGACGCGTGGAAGCGCGCCACCACGGTGGACGTCTCCGCGCAGGTGCGCGCCGGCGCCAACACGATCGCCGTCGCCGCCACGAACACCACCGCCGGCCCGGCGAGCGTCATCGCCAAGCTGACCGTCGGGACCACCACCGTGTCCACCGGCGCGGCGTGGAGGTCGGCGCAGAGCGCGCCGGCGGGCTGGCAGCAGCCGGGCTTCGACGACGGCGCCTGGCCCGCCGCCCGGGCGACCGCCGCGTACGGCTCGGGACCGTGGGGCACCCAGGTCGCGGTGCCGAACCCCACGCCGTACCTGAGCAAGGGTTTCGCCGTGAGCAAGCCGGTCGCCCGGGCCCGGCTCTTCGCGACCGCGCTGGGCCTGCACGACACCTACCTCAACGGCGTCAAGGTCGGCGCCGAGCGGCTCGCGCCGGGCTGGACCGACTACGGCAAGCGCCTGCAATACCGCGGCTACGACGTGACGGCGGCGCTGCGGCAGGGCGACAACACGCTCGGCGCGCTGCTCGGCAACGGCTGGTACTCCGGCAGCATCGGCTTCGCCGGCAGCCAGCGGTACGGCACCTCGCCGTGGTACTCCGCGCAGCTGTCCATCGAGTACGCCGACGGCACGCGCGCGGACGTCCGTACCGATGGATCGTGGTCCGCGGCGCCCAGCGTGATCGTCGCCGACGACCTGTACCACGGCGAGGACCAGGACGCCCGGATCTCGTCCGCGGCCGGGACGCCCGTGACGGTGCGGACCGCCGCCAAGCCGCGGCTCGTCGCACAGGTCGACCCCGGCGTGACCGTGCGGCAGGAGCTGCGGCCGAGGTCGATCACGCAGCCCCGGCCGGGCGTGTGGATCGCCGACCTGGGGCAGAATTTCGCCGGCTGGAACCGGCTGCGGGCGACCGGGCCGGCCGGCACCCGGATCACGCTGCGGCACGGCGAGATCCTGAACGCCGACGGCACGCTCTACACCGCAAATCTGCGCGCCGCGCAGGCCACCGACACGTTCACCCTCGCTGGCACCGGCGCGGCGGAGGTCTTCGAGCCGCACTTCACCGTGCACGGCTACCGCTACGTCGAGCTGACCGGCTTCCCGGGCACGCCGACCGCCGACAGCCTCACCGGGCTCGCGGCCTGGACCGACGGCGCCGAGACCGGCACTTTCAGCAGCAGCGACGCGCTCGTCAACCAGCTTCAGCACAACATCGTCTGGGGCGCGCGCTCGAACATGCTGTCGATACCGACCGACTGCCCGCAGCGCGACGAGCGGCTCGGGTGGACCGGCGACATCGCCGCGTTCGGCGCCACGTCGACGTTCAACTTCGACACGCACGGGCTGCTCGCCAAGTTCGCCGACGACCTGGTGGACGCGCAGCGCGCCGACGGGGCGTTCACCGACGTCGCGCCGGCCGTCATCGACGGCGCGGGCAAGGCCGGCTGGGCCGACGCCGGCGTCATCGTGCCGTACACGATCTGGCAGCGCTACGGCGACCTGTCCGTCGTGGACCGCAACTTCGCGGCGATGGCCCGCTACGTCGACTACCTCCGCTCGACCGCGGGCGCGGACCTGATCCGCAACCACGAGACGTTCGGCGACTGGCTCAACGTCGACGACAACACGGCGAACGACGTGAGCAGCACGGCGTTCTTCGGCTGGTCCGCCCGGCTGCTCTCGCGGATGGCCGCGGCGACCGGGCGCACGGCCGAGGCCGCGAGCTACGGCACGCTCGCGGACCAGATCGCGGCCGCCTTCACCGGCAGGTTCGTCGCCGCCGACGGGACCGTGTCCGGAAACAGCCAGACCGGGTACGTGCTCGCGCTCGCGTTCGGCCTCGTGCCGGCGAACCGTACCCAGGCGGTCGCGGACAAGCTCGCCGCCAAGGTCGCCTCGCGCAACGGGCACCTCTCCGTCGGCTTCATGGGCGTGGAGAACCTGCTGCCGGTGCTCGCCGAGTACGGGCACGCGGCCACCGCGTACCAGATCCTGCAACAGCCGGACTATCCCGGCTGGGGCTACATGAACTCGCGCGGCGCGACCACGATCTGGGAGCGCTGGGACGGGATCAGGACGGACGGCACGCTCCAGGACGTCGGCATGAACTCGTTCAACCACTACGGCCTCGGCTCGGTGGGCGACTGGCTCTACCGAACGGTCGGCGGCGTCGGCCCGGCCGCACCGGGCTACAAGCAGGTGCTCATCGCCCCGAAACCCGGCGGCACGCTCACGGCCGCGACCGCGTCGCTGCTCACCGCGTACGGCCAGACGCGCTCGGAGTGGACCCGGGCCGGCTCGGCGCTGACGCTGCGGGTCGTGGTCCCGCCGAACGCCACCGCGACGGTACGGGTGCCGGCCTCCTCGGCCGCGGCGGTGACCCCGCCGCCGGAGGCGGTGCCGCAGGGCTACGCGAACGGCGTCGCCTCCTACGCCCTCGGCTCGGGCAGCTACACGTTCACCGCCGGCTGA
- a CDS encoding phosphotransferase family protein translates to MRSPTQRNLDICTIDGLIAPELGAKVADAAELSGGGFAAVWRATLTDGRDVVVKVGPPPSARLLRYESGLIEAEAAYFRLVRSSAPGVPVPEVLHVAEDWIVTSLLPGTALTGVANSAGVREQLGAAIAGLHRITGPHFGYTGDRARGADWPAAFGAMLDALLADAADWEVPLPPGLGELAARHAGNLATVTRPALLHFDLWDGNVLAAGGRLTGLVDGERHLWGDPLLDLVSPALRRRIEDEPEHPFLRGYAAATGLVLDDPARTRLALYRVHLYVLMLAEGPSRGIPVGGDRHVRLTGLLEEELRDLSRR, encoded by the coding sequence ATGCGCAGTCCGACCCAACGCAACCTCGACATCTGCACTATCGACGGCCTGATCGCGCCGGAACTGGGTGCGAAGGTGGCCGATGCCGCCGAGTTGTCCGGCGGCGGATTCGCGGCCGTGTGGCGTGCCACCCTGACCGACGGCCGCGACGTGGTGGTGAAGGTCGGGCCGCCGCCGTCGGCCCGGCTGCTGCGGTACGAGAGCGGGCTCATCGAGGCCGAGGCGGCCTACTTCCGGCTGGTCCGGTCCAGCGCGCCGGGCGTACCGGTGCCGGAGGTGCTGCACGTGGCCGAGGACTGGATCGTGACGAGCCTGCTGCCGGGCACCGCCCTGACCGGCGTGGCGAACAGCGCCGGCGTCCGCGAGCAGCTCGGCGCCGCGATCGCCGGCCTGCACCGGATCACCGGCCCGCACTTCGGCTACACCGGCGACCGGGCCCGCGGCGCCGACTGGCCGGCGGCGTTCGGCGCGATGCTCGACGCCCTGCTGGCCGACGCCGCCGACTGGGAGGTGCCGCTGCCGCCGGGCCTCGGCGAGCTGGCCGCCCGGCACGCGGGCAACCTGGCTACGGTCACCCGGCCCGCGCTGCTGCACTTCGACCTCTGGGACGGCAACGTGCTGGCCGCCGGCGGCCGGCTGACCGGGCTTGTCGACGGCGAACGCCACCTGTGGGGCGACCCCCTGCTGGACCTCGTCTCCCCGGCGCTGCGGCGCCGCATCGAGGACGAGCCGGAGCACCCGTTCCTGCGGGGCTACGCCGCCGCGACCGGTCTCGTCCTCGATGACCCCGCGCGCACCCGGCTCGCGCTCTACCGGGTACACCTCTACGTGTTGATGCTGGCCGAAGGCCCGAGCCGAGGCATCCCGGTCGGCGGAGACCGGCACGTCCGCCTGACCGGGCTGCTCGAGGAGGAGCTGAGGGACCTCAGCCGGCGGTGA
- a CDS encoding siderophore-interacting protein, with protein sequence MTITAQAAARPVTEPYVPFALEVRSCVRLSTTFMRVTLAGESLVDFDHHGFDQRMSLLFLPPGTDCEAFAREPDWTQAWRSGPSASWAPLRVYTVRAFRPRAREIDVDFVLHGTGSPASRWASHAEPGDRIVMISAAKGHPITDVAWRPPAGANRLLLAADEAALPAAASILESLDRPARAFLEVPFPDDRLTIGGPAEITWLVRSRGERLGPVVREQLDRAAPAGAPGAVVEQEDGDVWDVPEETAGGFYAWLAGEAGPVVSLRRHLVGERGVDRRAVAFMGYWKKGRAQPN encoded by the coding sequence ATGACGATCACAGCCCAGGCCGCCGCCCGCCCGGTCACCGAGCCCTATGTGCCGTTCGCGCTCGAGGTCAGGAGCTGCGTGCGCCTGAGCACCACGTTCATGCGGGTGACGCTGGCGGGGGAGTCGCTCGTCGACTTCGACCACCACGGCTTCGACCAGCGGATGAGCCTGCTGTTCCTGCCGCCGGGCACCGACTGCGAGGCGTTCGCCCGCGAACCCGACTGGACGCAGGCGTGGCGCAGCGGGCCGTCGGCGTCGTGGGCGCCGCTGCGGGTCTACACGGTGCGGGCCTTCCGGCCGCGGGCGCGGGAGATCGACGTGGACTTCGTGCTGCACGGCACGGGCAGCCCGGCCTCGCGCTGGGCGAGTCACGCCGAGCCGGGCGACCGGATCGTCATGATCAGCGCCGCGAAGGGCCACCCGATCACGGACGTCGCCTGGCGGCCGCCGGCGGGCGCGAACCGGCTGCTGCTCGCGGCGGACGAGGCGGCCCTGCCGGCGGCGGCCTCGATCCTGGAGAGCCTGGACCGCCCGGCGCGGGCCTTCCTCGAGGTGCCGTTCCCGGACGACCGCCTGACCATCGGCGGCCCGGCGGAGATCACCTGGCTGGTCCGGAGCCGGGGCGAGCGGCTGGGGCCGGTGGTCCGCGAGCAGCTGGACCGCGCCGCGCCGGCCGGTGCGCCGGGCGCCGTCGTCGAGCAGGAGGACGGCGACGTGTGGGACGTGCCCGAGGAGACGGCGGGCGGCTTCTACGCGTGGCTGGCCGGCGAGGCGGGGCCGGTGGTCTCCCTGCGCCGGCACCTGGTGGGCGAACGTGGCGTCGACCGCCGCGCGGTGGCCTTCATGGGCTACTGGAAAAAGGGCCGCGCCCAGCCCAACTAG
- a CDS encoding RICIN domain-containing protein: protein MRFSRTRTLTAAVAAGIMVAVAMTAPAFAADRQRGLRNKEFSPADLGTGIAGSASEAWLRNVSLMEIFTIEDKGTYDSQPQVKIQNGYGRCLDSRGNHSSESAWFLSCNSGDYQLWQIFTNGNGTKTYKNKGAWTQQGRHLCLASSGVNRAVIMQFCGLTTGRQQWTEIAP, encoded by the coding sequence ATGCGTTTTTCGAGAACCCGCACTCTGACCGCCGCCGTCGCCGCCGGCATCATGGTCGCGGTCGCCATGACGGCGCCCGCCTTCGCCGCCGACCGTCAGCGGGGCCTGCGCAACAAGGAGTTCAGCCCTGCCGACCTGGGCACGGGGATTGCCGGCTCGGCGTCCGAGGCGTGGCTGCGCAACGTCAGCCTCATGGAGATCTTCACGATTGAGGACAAGGGCACCTACGACAGCCAGCCCCAGGTGAAGATCCAGAATGGATATGGTCGCTGCCTCGACAGCCGCGGCAACCACAGCTCCGAGTCAGCCTGGTTCCTGAGCTGCAACAGCGGCGACTACCAGCTGTGGCAGATCTTCACCAACGGCAACGGCACGAAGACCTACAAGAACAAGGGTGCCTGGACCCAGCAGGGCCGGCACCTCTGCCTGGCCAGCTCGGGTGTGAACAGGGCGGTCATCATGCAGTTCTGCGGCCTCACCACCGGACGCCAGCAGTGGACCGAGATCGCACCCTGA
- a CDS encoding PD40 domain-containing protein translates to MRPRTFAAAAGVLSAGVAMACLATNAFAAENNSTARVNVANNGTQPGGAAAGAVSADGRYVAFSSRAANLVAGDTNRTEDVFVRDLVARTTTRVSVSGAGAQAGGNSYAPSISDDGRYVSFASDAADLVAGDTNRRRDVFVRDLTAGTTVRASLAPSGAQGAADSAKLSRISADGRHVTFQSTLPLADGDDAGGADRENLFVRDLTAGTTVRVNITRDGLRADVPSADSYDDLDGGLSPVVGGRYVTFEAMTPQSGSSLTADVHLRDLATGTTTQVSVHRVGARGTLHSVHASMSADGRYVAFSSWAPDLVEGDTNGREDVFIRDLAAGVTTLVSVSGAGVQGDLGSVRPAISPDGRYVAYLSWARNLVAGDTNSAPDVFVRDLVAGNTTRVSVSDAGEQGDGPSANPSISAFGRRVVFESTASNLVPGDVNLARDVFVHTQAD, encoded by the coding sequence ATGAGGCCACGTACGTTCGCCGCCGCCGCGGGCGTGCTCTCGGCGGGGGTCGCGATGGCGTGCCTGGCGACGAACGCGTTCGCCGCCGAGAACAACAGCACCGCCCGGGTCAACGTCGCCAACAACGGCACACAGCCCGGCGGCGCCGCCGCGGGAGCGGTGAGCGCCGACGGCCGCTACGTCGCGTTCTCTTCGCGGGCGGCGAATCTCGTCGCGGGCGACACCAACCGCACCGAGGACGTGTTCGTGCGCGACCTGGTCGCCCGCACGACGACCCGGGTCAGCGTCTCCGGCGCCGGTGCGCAGGCCGGCGGCAACAGCTACGCGCCGTCGATCAGCGACGACGGGCGCTACGTCAGCTTCGCCTCGGACGCCGCCGACCTGGTCGCCGGCGACACCAACAGGCGGCGCGACGTGTTCGTGCGCGACCTGACCGCCGGCACCACGGTCCGGGCCAGCCTGGCGCCGTCCGGTGCGCAGGGCGCCGCGGACAGCGCGAAGCTGTCCCGGATCAGCGCCGACGGCCGCCACGTGACGTTCCAGTCGACCCTGCCCCTCGCCGACGGCGACGACGCCGGCGGTGCGGACCGGGAGAACCTGTTCGTCCGGGACCTGACCGCCGGCACCACGGTCCGGGTGAACATCACCCGCGACGGCCTGCGGGCGGACGTACCCTCCGCCGACTCGTACGACGACCTCGACGGCGGCCTCTCGCCCGTGGTCGGCGGCCGCTACGTGACGTTCGAGGCGATGACGCCGCAGAGCGGCTCCAGCCTCACGGCCGACGTCCACCTGCGCGACCTGGCCACCGGCACCACCACCCAGGTCAGCGTCCACCGGGTCGGCGCGCGGGGCACCCTGCACAGCGTGCACGCCTCGATGAGCGCGGACGGCCGCTACGTGGCGTTCTCCTCGTGGGCGCCGGACCTGGTCGAGGGCGACACCAACGGCCGGGAGGACGTGTTCATCCGCGACCTGGCCGCCGGCGTCACCACGCTGGTGAGCGTGTCCGGCGCGGGCGTGCAGGGCGACCTCGGCAGCGTCCGGCCGGCGATCAGCCCGGACGGCCGCTACGTCGCCTACCTGTCGTGGGCCCGCAACCTGGTCGCCGGCGACACCAACAGCGCGCCGGACGTGTTCGTCCGCGACCTGGTCGCCGGTAACACCACCCGGGTCAGCGTCTCCGACGCCGGCGAGCAGGGCGACGGCCCCAGCGCCAACCCGTCGATCAGCGCCTTCGGCCGCCGCGTCGTCTTCGAGTCGACGGCGTCCAACCTGGTACCCGGCGACGTCAACCTGGCCCGCGACGTGTTCGTCCACACCCAGGCGGACTGA